The window GTCGCCGTCCACGGCGAGGCACTTCTGTCCGACGGCCTGATCACGATGGAGCGCCTCGACGATGCGGTGACGCGCATCCTGCAGCTGAAATTCGACCTGGGACTGTTCGACGACCCGTACTCCGACGAGTCGGCGGCTGTCGCCGAACCCACCGCCGCAGCACGGGCCGCATCCCGTGAGAGCGCCGCCCGGTCGATGGTCCTGCTCAGGAACGAGGGTTCCGTCCTCCCGCTGAACCCGGCCGCCGGCTCGATCGCGGTCGTCGGCCCCTTCGCCGACTCCACCCGCCTGCACGGCACCTGGGCGGGACCCGGTGCGTCCAGGTTCCCGTCCGTCAGCGTTCTGGACGCCGTGCGCGAGGCGGCGCCCGGCGCGAAGGTCACGCACGCCGGTCAGGACCTGACCCAGGCGGTCGCCGCCGCCGCGGCCGCCGAGGTCACCGTCGTGGTGGTCGGCGAGGACCCCGAGCTCAGCGGTGAGGCGGCCGTGCGAAGCGACATCGGTCTGCCCGCGGGCCAGGAGGAACTCATCGCGGCTGTCGCCGCGACCGGCAAGCCCTTCGTGGTGGTACTGGTCAACGGCAGGCCACTGGTGCTGGGCGACTGGCTGGACTCCGCGACCGCGGTACTGGAGGCCTGGCACCCCGGCATCGAGGCCGGTCACGCGGTGGCGGATGTGCTCTTCGGCGCGGTCAACCCGGGGGGCAAGTTGCCCGTCACCTTCCCGCGGGCCGTGGGTCAGATCCCCCTCTACTACAACCACGAGAGCACGGGCCGTCCGTACAACCCGGCACGGCCGGAGGAGAAGTTCGTCTCGAAGTACCTGGACCTGGCCGACGGACCGCGCTTCCCCTTCGGATACGGCCTCAGTTATACGACCTTCGCCGTCTCACAACCGCAGTTGAGCCAGGAGAGCATCGCAAGGGAAGCCCTGGAGCGAGGCGAGACGGTCGAGGTGTCGCTGACGGTCACCAACACCGGCGAGCGGGCGGGCGACGAGGTCGTCCAGCTCTACGTCCACGATGTGGCGGCCAGCATCGCCCAACCGGTGCGCCGACTGCGTAGCTTCGAGCGGGTCACCCTCGAGCCGGGCCGGAGCACCACCGTGTCCTTCCGTCTCGGTGCGCAGGACCTCGGGTTCTGGACCAACGACCCGGCGGGGACATTCACCATCGAACGCGGCCGCACCGACGTCTACACGGGTACGAGTTCGACGACGCGGGACTACTGCCCGCTGACCGTGGTCTGACCTGTGTCCGTGCACCGCCGCCGCACCGATCTGTACGGCGGCGGTCGCCCCTCCCCCTCTCAGCCCACCGGAGGCGCCCCCGAAGCCCACCCCGTCCCCTGGCCGCTCCCGCCCGAGGACCGCGCGGCGAGCCCGTACACCGGCTGGTCCCGAGCCCACTGGGAGGCCACGGCGGACGGACTGCTCGACTCGGTCGACCGCCACGCGTCGCCGGGCCGCGGGCTCATCCTGCTGCCCGGCAGGCACAGTTGGTCGGGGGCGCGCTCCGACGGCCTCGAAGGCAATGCCCGCACCTTCCTGCTCGCCGGCTTCCGCATCGCCGGAGCCGCGGGCGACGACCCGCACGGCATCCTGCAGCGGTACGCGGACGGCCTCGCCGCGGGCACGCGTACCGTTCCTGACAAGTGCCCGTAAGTGAGTCTTGGACCCACTGCTGCGTGCTGGGCGCATCCCGAACGGTTTTGGATGCGCTGGTCCCACGCTTTCGCTTCCCGTTCGGCGCTGGCCCTTCAGGGGGCCGGTCCGTTGTGGGTGGGCGGGTTCCCTCACGCCCCCGGGTGCCCGGTAGGTCCTGGACGTTCCGATGCCCGCACGATCACTCCGTTCGTGTGGGGGCGGTGCCGTCCTTCCTCGAGCTCTCAACTCCGTTCGAGCAAGGGAGACCCCATCCCGGATCAGCTGCAATCCCGATCTGTCAGACCTCAAGGGCAAGATCGAGCCATGGATCACAATGGCAAGGCGAGAACGCTGACAGGCCCGGCGGAGCTACAGAACGTCCTCTCACTGCTCCTTGATCAGGTCGATCCGGACGCCCTGGGGCTTGATTATCGGTTGGTCGGCACCGGCGCGGCTCTAGCGCAGGGCGTCCAGCTTCCTGTCAACGATGTGGACATCCTGATGATCCGGCGCGGCGATGTCGACAGGGCTGCGGCTGCTTTGTCTGGATTCCCGTGTCGGGATTCGCCGGTCTGGCTTCCCGACGCTCGGCAGTATTTTGCACGGTTCGAGGTTGCGGGCATCGAGGTGGAGATCAGCACCGTCGAGAGATCGGCCGACGCCGACACGCTCGAATGCGTGGGGCGTGGCCCCTGGGAGCACTTCGTCGGCGTCGGGGTGGGCAGGCACCTCGTTCCCGCGGTCGGCCTCGAGCTGCGGTTGGTCACTGAGCTTGTCCGGGACCGACCCGATCGGTATGAGCCGTTGATGGAGCATATGCGGCTGCACGGCGCCGATCTTCCCCTACTGCGGAAGGCTATGGGTGAGCGCGCAGTGGACCCGGCGTGGCGAGAGCACATCCTTGAGCAGCTGCAGCCGCACTGAGCCCTGTCCTCTCAGGCGGACGTGGCGAGATGGAGGGCCAGGACGACTTGGCCGATGCCGGTGATGAGGGTGGTGCTGCAGCGGAGTTTGCGTAGGAGGCGCCAGGTTTTGAGGGTGGCCATGGCCTGCTCGCCGAGGGCTCGGATCTTGTGTGGGAGACGTTGACGGCGCGCTGGCCATGGCCTGCCTCCCCGGCGGCCCTGCGCGACCCCCTACTGCGAACGGCGGTCGAAGAGGACCGGGTTGCGCGGGGTGTCGGGAATGGCGCCGACCTCCGCACCCGGCATCCACCCGCGGTCCGCCACCTGGTGGTCGTTGACAGGATCGGCGACCCTGATGTCCGCGTCCATGTAGATCACCGTCATGACGCGGCGCGGCACGGAGCCTCTGTTGGGCCCGGCGTGGTGGAAGGTCCACCCTCGATGGAAGCTGGCGTCTCCCAGTGCGAACGGCTCCACAACGTCCTCGAAGTCATGCTCGGCCAGCGCCTGCGCGACGCGGGCCTCCGACTCGTCGCTGATCGGCAGGTCGCGGCCGAGCGAGAAGGTATGGCTGCCCCGCGCGAAGGCCAGCGGCCCCATCTCCATCGGGGTCTCCTGCAGCGGCAGCCACAGCGTGCCCACCCGATCCGTCGACAGCGGCCAGTAGTACTGGTCCGCGTGCCAGGGCGTGATCCCGCCGCTCGGCTCCTTGTACAGCGCCTGGTCGTGGTACAGGCGTACCGACGCCACGCCGAGCAGGCCGGCGGCGATGGAGGCGAGCCGTCGGGAGAAGACGAGTTCCCTCACCTGCGCGCTGTGTTCCCACAAATTGCCCACCTGCAGGAACGCCTTGCCATAGGTGTCGCGCTCCGCCAGCGGACGGTGCTGCCTGTTCAGCCGGATGACTTCGCTGGTGACCGCCGGCTCGTACGTGGCAACCGTCTCCGCCGTCAGCACCGCCGGCAGTTGGACGAAGCCGTCACGTGCGAAGTCGTCGACGGCGCGCCGCGGGAGCGGGTAGGGCCGGTCCAGTTCGGTGACGGCCGTTTCGGACGTGGGGCTCATGGGACTGCTCCTTCGAAAGGGGAAGTCAGTTCGACGCCTCCCAGCCTCACAGGGCGATCAGTCGACAACTACCGTTCAGCCGGCTCCGTCAGGCGACCGAGGATCTGAGCCGTGCGCCGAGGGAGCGGGAGATGCCGCGCGCCGCGACCTGCACCAGAGGGGCGAGGGCGTGCGGGTTCACGGCATCCGCGTGGGCGACCACCGATACCGCGGCGACGACGGTGTTCTCCGGCCCGTACACGGGGGCGGCGACCGACACGGCATCCATCGTCACCTGCCGGTCGCTGACGGCGACTCCGGTACGGCGCACCTCGGCGAGGGCGCGGCGGACCTCGGCCGGGGCGCAGAGAGTCTTCTCCGTGTGCCGGACAAACGGTCGGGAGAGCACCTGTTCCTGGACATCCTGGCCGGCGTGGGCGAGGAGGACGAGGCCGACGCCGGTGGGCGCGAGGTCGAATCGCCCGCCGACGCGGGTGAGGACCCGGACCGCGTCGCGGCCCGCGAGGCGCTCCACATACACGACGGACAGCTCCTCGCGGACGGCGAGCTGCACGTTCTCGCGGGTGATGTGGCCGAGGTCGGAGAGGTGCGGCAGGGCCGCCTCGCGCAGGCCGAGGCCGCGCGGGGCGAGGGAGGCGATCTCCCACAGCCTCAGCCCGATGCGATATCCGCCGCCCGGCTCGCGTTCGAGCGCGCCCCAGTCGGCCAGTTCCTTCACCAGCCGGTGGGCGGTGGTGAGGGGCAGGCCGGTGTGGCGGGAGATCTCGGCGAGCCGCAGCACGGGCCGAGCCGGAGCGAAGGCTTCCAACACCTGGAGAGCCCTGGCTGTCACCGAACAGTTGCCGGTCGAGGCTTTGCGCTGCATGCCGGCCTCCTCGCCGTACGCCCTGCGCTCCACCGTGGACCCGGGCACTTCACCGAGAAGCTAGGCAGACATCTCCCGGCCGTCAACACTCTGTCAACGATTCGCCGTGGCGTGCCCTGCGGGAACCGGAGGCTTCGGGCGACTGCGGACATTCACCGGCGTCCGGACGCCGACATGCCCTGCCGTCGCCGATCCCAGCAGCCGTCACAGATCCAGGACGAGCCTTGGGCATGATGCCCGGGAAACGCAGATCATCATCGTGTCATGGCTGCTCTGCTCGGCGGGGGTGAGGAGCGAGTCGCGGTGGTCGACCGTGCCGTCCAGCACCGCGGTCTCGCAGGTGCCACAGGTGCCCTCCTGACAGGAGGAGAGGACCTGTACACCGGCCTCCTCGACCGCCTGGAGCACGGACTTGTCCGGCGGAACGGTCACCGTGATGCCGGACTGCGCCAGTTCGACAGCGAACGCCGCGTCCCGCAGGGGCGCCTGCAGCTCCTTGGGCGTGAACCGTTCGAGGTGCAGGGCGCCGTCGGGCCAGTCGGCGCACCGCTCCTCGACGGCCTTGAGCAACGGCTCCGGGCCGCAGCAGTAGATGAGTGTGCCCGGCTGCGGGGTAGCCAGGAGCGCGTCCAGGTCGAGGAGGCCGTACTCGTCCTCGGGGCGGACCCGCACCCGCTCGTCGTACCGCTTGACGAGTTCGTCACGGAAGGCCATCGACGCCAGGGTCCGCCCTCCGTACACCATCTCCCATGCGGATCCGAGCCGTTCGGCCTCAGCCAGCATCGGGATGATCGGTGTGACGCCGATCCCGCCCGCGATGAAGAGGTACCGTTCGGCGCGCTCCAGGGGGAAGTGGTTGCGCGGACCGCGCACCCTGACCGCGTCGCCTTCGGCCAGCGTGTCGTGCACGTGGAGTGAACCGCCGCGGCCGTCCTTCTCCAGGAGGACGGCGACGCGCCACACCTCCGCTTCTTCCGGCGAGGAACACAGCGAGTACTGCCGCACAAGGTTCGGTGCCGGCAGGAGGTCGATGTGCGCGCCGGGCGTCCAGGCGGGCAGGGAGGCGCCGTCGGGCCGCCGCAGGTCGAGCGAGACGACGCCGTCCGCCTCGTCGGTACGGCGGGCCACGACGAGTTCGAGTTCGGCCTCGGGCGCGGTGGTGTTTCTGGTCATCAGAGGATCCTTGAGTACGCGAGGTCAGGCGCCGACGAGTCGGCGGGGGTGGGGAGTTACTTCTGGGGGCGGGGCGGCCCCCTGGCCCGGGTGCCCGTCGGGGTGGGCGAGCAGCCACTCCCACAACTCCACCGGGTCCTCGGACTCCCGGTCCTCACCGCACCAGCACCAGCCGCGCAGCCGGTCCGTGCCGGGGACCCACACGATCCGGTAGACCGTCTCCCCGTCGAGCATCGTCGTGGGCTGCGTGCTCATCGGACGCCCACCGTGGAGCCGGCGGTGCCGGCCTCGACCATCCGCTTGAGGATGCGCCGGGCGGCCAGGCCACCGGTGTCGATGTTGATGCTGAGCTCCTGCGTCCCGGCCGGCTCGGAGGCGATGACCCGCTCCAGTTTGTCGAGTGCGACGACGTCCTGGAGGACGACGGTGCGGTTGTTCTCCAGCAGGAAGTCGGAGACCTTCTGGTCCTGCAGGGCGAAGTCGCGTGCCACGGCCCAGAAGTCGTGGGTGCTGTGCTCGGTCTCGGGGGTGATGGCGTAGACGACCTCGACGTGGAAGGCGTCCGGATCGCTGCCGTCGACGTGCGGGCCCGGCGTTCCGACCGGGGCGATGCGGGAGTGCAGAAGGTAGAGGCAGGGAGCGTGGTACTCGATGTCCTGCCATCGCGTGATGCGGCCGGTGATGCCGGTGGACTCGGAGTAGAACGGCGGGCAGGCCGCGTCGTCCATGTGCCGACTGACGTGGACGACGCCCGCCTTGTCGTCGACCTCGGTGGTGATCGGGGTCTCGGCGACCTCGGGCGTGCCGATGTAGCCGCCGTGCAGGTACGTCTCGTGGGACAGGTCGAGCAGGTTGTCGACGAGAAGACCGTAGCGGGCCGCGAGCGGCTCCATGCCGCAGACGGTGGTGTAGTCGGACGAGTCCAGCCAGGGGGCACGCGGGATCAGGGTCTTGTCGGCCTGGTCGTGGTCGCCGATCCACACCCACACGAAGGAGTCCTGCTCCGTGACGGGGTAGGAGGTGAGCCGGGCGGTGCGCGGCACGCGCTTCTGTCCGGGCACGCTCACGCAGACACCGTCCGCACCGTAGGTGAAGCCGTGGTAGCCGCAGACGACCGTGTCGCCGTCCAGTCGGCTCGGCTTCTCGGAGAGCGGGAAACGGCGGTGCACGCAGCGATCCGCCATGGCGGTGACCTCGCCCGCCTCGGTGCGCCAGAAAAGGATCGACTCGCCACAGATGGTGCGGGTGAACAGCTCCCGCCCGATCTCGCTGCCGTAGGCGGCCACGTACCACTGGTTGCGCGCGAATGACGTCGTCGTCATCGTCATCTCCCCTGCGTTCGGGCGGGCCCGAACGCGTAGACGGATTGCGGGATTTGGATACCGTTGCCCTGCTGCCTGCGGGCCGGGGCGGAGCGCTTCCCAGAGTGCTGCAGGCACGCGCCTGCGAACAGGGCGCCTTCCGTTGAACGGAAGTCCGGCGCCGGGTGGTTCGGGGCCTTCGCGGCCGCGATGACGTCCGTCCGCCCCCGCGATCGGCAGGCCGCCGGTCAGCGGGTCGGACCCCACCGGGCCGGCCGGGAGCGCAGCCCATGGCGCTTCGGCGCCCGACCCCGGCCAGGGAGAACGGACTTGCGGTCAGGTCTGGACCGCCGGCCTTGCCGTCGTCACGCCGGTCGCGGGCAGCTCCGCGGACAGTGCGCCCTCGGCCTCGGCCGGCAGCCTGCGCTGGACCCGGCCGAGCGCGAACAGCACGAGCACCATCACCGCCGGACAGACCGAGAACACGGTGAACGCCCCGCGTGCCCCGAGACCGGCGTCGAGGATGACGCCGCCGAGCCAGGGTCCGGCCATGGCACCGACCTTGGCGACGGAGGACGCCCAGGCGGCACCGTTGGCTCGGATCGCCGTGGGGTAGAAGGTGCCGGCGATGCTGGTGATGCCACCATGGCCGCTGTTGATGAACATCTTGGCGCCGATGACGAAGGCGACGTAGACGGCCGGACCGAGCACACCGGTGCCCAGAACCAGCATGCAGACGACGGCTGCGAGCGGCATCCACAGGATGGTGCCCGCGCCCTTGCGATCGACGAACCGGCTGATGAACAGCTGCCCGACGGCGCCCGCGACGCTCGCGCACGCGGCGATGGTGGCGGCGGCGCTCACGCTGAAGCCCATCCGCTCGTTGATCATCGGGGTCCAGAAGACCATGAAGTAGATCAGCGCCGAGGAGAGCAGGTAGACCAACCACAGCAGTGGTGTGATGCCCATGAGGTGGCCGCGGAAGAGCTGGGCAGGGGTGAACCGCTTGCCGTGATCGGCCTGTTGCGGATCGCCGGTGGTGAAGCGGGTCCCGGGCTCGATGGCCAGGTCCGGCTGGAGGCGGGCCAGGATGCGGGCGATGCGCTCATCGCTGCCGGGGCGGGC is drawn from Streptomyces sp. NBC_01717 and contains these coding sequences:
- a CDS encoding glycoside hydrolase family 3 N-terminal domain-containing protein, translated to MTVQEKLGQIQQLTWTGDTGPGGGQTEQTEAAARAGLLGSVLNIHGARSSNSLQRIAVEESRLGIPLLFGLDVIHGFWTAFPIPLAQASSFDPEVARRDAEVSAKEARSEGVRWTFSPMMDVTHEPRWGRIAESCGEDPCLSAAFAVAKVQGYQGPADGSELSRMDRIAACAKHFVAYGGAEGGRDYNTVDVSEQRLRNLYLPPFKAAVDAGVATVMAAFNTIGGVPAHGNAHTMNSVLKEEWGFKGFVVSDYTGVEELIAHGFAEDGAEAARLALTSGLDMEMVSTNVAVHGEALLSDGLITMERLDDAVTRILQLKFDLGLFDDPYSDESAAVAEPTAAARAASRESAARSMVLLRNEGSVLPLNPAAGSIAVVGPFADSTRLHGTWAGPGASRFPSVSVLDAVREAAPGAKVTHAGQDLTQAVAAAAAAEVTVVVVGEDPELSGEAAVRSDIGLPAGQEELIAAVAATGKPFVVVLVNGRPLVLGDWLDSATAVLEAWHPGIEAGHAVADVLFGAVNPGGKLPVTFPRAVGQIPLYYNHESTGRPYNPARPEEKFVSKYLDLADGPRFPFGYGLSYTTFAVSQPQLSQESIAREALERGETVEVSLTVTNTGERAGDEVVQLYVHDVAASIAQPVRRLRSFERVTLEPGRSTTVSFRLGAQDLGFWTNDPAGTFTIERGRTDVYTGTSSTTRDYCPLTVV
- a CDS encoding phytanoyl-CoA dioxygenase family protein, whose amino-acid sequence is MSPTSETAVTELDRPYPLPRRAVDDFARDGFVQLPAVLTAETVATYEPAVTSEVIRLNRQHRPLAERDTYGKAFLQVGNLWEHSAQVRELVFSRRLASIAAGLLGVASVRLYHDQALYKEPSGGITPWHADQYYWPLSTDRVGTLWLPLQETPMEMGPLAFARGSHTFSLGRDLPISDESEARVAQALAEHDFEDVVEPFALGDASFHRGWTFHHAGPNRGSVPRRVMTVIYMDADIRVADPVNDHQVADRGWMPGAEVGAIPDTPRNPVLFDRRSQ
- a CDS encoding IclR family transcriptional regulator — protein: MQRKASTGNCSVTARALQVLEAFAPARPVLRLAEISRHTGLPLTTAHRLVKELADWGALEREPGGGYRIGLRLWEIASLAPRGLGLREAALPHLSDLGHITRENVQLAVREELSVVYVERLAGRDAVRVLTRVGGRFDLAPTGVGLVLLAHAGQDVQEQVLSRPFVRHTEKTLCAPAEVRRALAEVRRTGVAVSDRQVTMDAVSVAAPVYGPENTVVAAVSVVAHADAVNPHALAPLVQVAARGISRSLGARLRSSVA
- a CDS encoding PDR/VanB family oxidoreductase produces the protein MTRNTTAPEAELELVVARRTDEADGVVSLDLRRPDGASLPAWTPGAHIDLLPAPNLVRQYSLCSSPEEAEVWRVAVLLEKDGRGGSLHVHDTLAEGDAVRVRGPRNHFPLERAERYLFIAGGIGVTPIIPMLAEAERLGSAWEMVYGGRTLASMAFRDELVKRYDERVRVRPEDEYGLLDLDALLATPQPGTLIYCCGPEPLLKAVEERCADWPDGALHLERFTPKELQAPLRDAAFAVELAQSGITVTVPPDKSVLQAVEEAGVQVLSSCQEGTCGTCETAVLDGTVDHRDSLLTPAEQSSHDTMMICVSRASCPRLVLDL
- a CDS encoding aromatic ring-hydroxylating dioxygenase subunit alpha; translation: MTTTSFARNQWYVAAYGSEIGRELFTRTICGESILFWRTEAGEVTAMADRCVHRRFPLSEKPSRLDGDTVVCGYHGFTYGADGVCVSVPGQKRVPRTARLTSYPVTEQDSFVWVWIGDHDQADKTLIPRAPWLDSSDYTTVCGMEPLAARYGLLVDNLLDLSHETYLHGGYIGTPEVAETPITTEVDDKAGVVHVSRHMDDAACPPFYSESTGITGRITRWQDIEYHAPCLYLLHSRIAPVGTPGPHVDGSDPDAFHVEVVYAITPETEHSTHDFWAVARDFALQDQKVSDFLLENNRTVVLQDVVALDKLERVIASEPAGTQELSINIDTGGLAARRILKRMVEAGTAGSTVGVR
- a CDS encoding MFS transporter, translating into MSAAPPVVELAPIVERQRASRSWLLMYAVCCLITFLDGFDFQILSFAATYIRKDFALTETQLGTLGTVGLFGTMIGALIMGYLADRIGRRPIIAVSVVGFGLFMLGFAYAGTYGHLVALRFVSGLFLGGVLPLTWALAAEYAPKRFRVTAVSIIMAGYTLGGAAGGPVSNWLIPEHGWRSVFVVGGVCSLLTVFAMLALLPESVKFLALKARPGSDERIARILARLQPDLAIEPGTRFTTGDPQQADHGKRFTPAQLFRGHLMGITPLLWLVYLLSSALIYFMVFWTPMINERMGFSVSAAATIAACASVAGAVGQLFISRFVDRKGAGTILWMPLAAVVCMLVLGTGVLGPAVYVAFVIGAKMFINSGHGGITSIAGTFYPTAIRANGAAWASSVAKVGAMAGPWLGGVILDAGLGARGAFTVFSVCPAVMVLVLFALGRVQRRLPAEAEGALSAELPATGVTTARPAVQT